The Periplaneta americana isolate PAMFEO1 chromosome 16, P.americana_PAMFEO1_priV1, whole genome shotgun sequence genome segment CCCCATTAGGCTACTCCAGCATTATAGCCCATCTGTCATGGCCCGTTTGATCCTTGTGCGTTGCCGTTTTGTAGGTGAATGAAAGTTTTGGTTTGATACCAGTTTGGTGGAAGTGTTAATATTGTTTATAAGGTAGGTTGCAATTTCTACCTCGCTTTAATCATCGTGttctttgttgtttagtcaactgtctgaagacaggtctgaacgtcacaagtgatcccaacaaggcactactataggttatgtttactaggTACCATTACgtcaatattcgcatttatacattataggcctaattaagcttaatatcatgtatgatacgccgcacattcagtttgtctgtattttattactacaattgagtacgtagtgaattattgtatttaggcctatctacctcctaagagacgaagtaacacaattgtacgtacactaatttcataggagtggtatggtaaattttctatctacaattaaggaaggtagatgtgctaaattaaaatcacaacaaattcgtttttattaaacctcaaaatagcttccattctaaaccaaaaatgttgatgcgaatagattatgttaacatgtaaaattctcttcacaataaaataacacagttttgtaattatttctgcaccaaattatgcagtaagaagtaaacggaacttatggatacattacactaaataaaacttagtaaTGATAtgtacaacgcagagctgcacgcattgcatccttcacctgacataattaggaacattaaatccagacgtttgacatgggcagggcatgtagcacgtatgggcgaatcttgaaatgcatatagagtgttagttgggaggccagaggggaaaagacttttggggaggccgagacgtagatgggaggataatattaaaatggatatgagggaggtgggatatgatggtagggactggattaatctcgctcaggatagggatcaatggcgggcttatgtgagggcggcaatgaacctccgggttccttaaaagccagtaagtaagtaagtaatgatatgcaataaagttataatataatatttcactgagctccatacattgaaatagaaatcccgaacatacattatcgtctgctcgggAAAGTGTCTATGCTGAGGCGATAATAACGATCCTGgtagtcagcaactatctatgtttgcatatttattaagtattgagcttcgcaactttatatactaaactgtgctacaAATGGATAAATATCAGCCTCTCTAATGACAGTTATTAATTCAATCCTGTCCCGAAACCGTATTGCACAGCTCAACCGACGTTGAAGTTATTTCTTACGTAAAAGGTACACCTATATAATAAATTACCTTttattcttgtaaaaaaaaatatcggaCATTGTTGTTTCGTAGTGGGTCTACAGCTGAAATCTACgagttatattaataattttataaaacacttGTTGTATGAAAATGTGTACGAGGAAGTACGATGGGAATTTGATCGTTGTTGTATGAAAATGTGTAcgagaaagtacgatgagaaTTTGATCGTTGCAGTTAAGTGTTTCTCAGCAGTTCAAATGCCGTAATAATTGTCAGTTACATAACCTCTtctttcagttgtgatggattTGATCAAGATGGAGCCTGAGGATGATCCTTTGGGCTTAGTACCAAATGATATCACAAACAGAATGGAAGAGAATAAGGCTTCATCAGAGGTAAGCTGAAAAATCTTTCTGTGTATTTTTTTATGTGTTTGTTGAACAGTGGAGAAAAGCATCTATTTCACACTTTATATTCTGTGGAATAAATTAGATTTTCATATTGTTGCTATGTGGTGAATTGGGTCATGAATTGTTCTTATCGTTATGAAATGTGCGTTGGTTCTATCACCCCATGGGAAACAATTTTCACACGAAGTTCAGCTGCTGTGACTGCTGCTCACCCTGCATCTTGATCGAGTAatgtagaaccacagtctagtatacacagtcacgaagcttgagttatgagggtgttaggaacaatagactgtaccggtactatttcgcaatgtctgtaatgaggcgatagtacgatcccagtggttagcaactatgtatggatgcatatttactacgtattgaccttcgtgactatatactaaactgtggtagaaCCATAGTTATTAATTCAAACTGTTCTCAAAACCATATTGCACAGCTCAACTGTGGTTTTTTTTTCGTACCTCTGTATGAAACTTTGATATCATGTGAGAGAGATTTTGCTCTCTACTCCATAACATTTTGTTTTGAATTATAATTTCTAAGACCTACTTGTATTCAGGCCAGATGTTTTCTGATGTCCTACATAAGCGATCCCAATGTTAAAACTGCACTGGGCAAAGGATCTTTAGTCATTGCAAAACCGAAGGAACCCGATCGTAGAATGATGTAACCTTGAGAGCGCTGATTGTAACGCTTCTTTGATAAGACGTACACCCACATCACCTTTGATTAATAACATGTTATTAACGTATTGTATTTCACGTTAGGCATGTACATAAGGTGTAGCATGTGACACTGTGAGTGGTCTctgcgtaaggaaaatgaaagtaAGCTTTTTGAATGGATATATTCCATACTTCTCTATTCATTCATATTTGGGACTGATAAAATAACTTACTTGTACATTGTAACATTCATGTTAAAGAGCgtcaacattaaatttaaaagtgtaaaatattaaaaatgaccaaagcTAAtcaactatacaaaattgtataaatgagcacacacacagatatatatatatatatatatatatatatatatatatatatatatatatatatatacacacacacacacacacaaatatagtccacatctgtggagtaacggttagcgcgtctagccgcgaaaccagttggcccgggttcgattcccggttggcacaagttacctggttgatgttttttccggggtttttcctcaacccaatatgaacaaatgctggactcatttcaccaggattatcaccttcatcccattcagacgctaaataacctgagatgttgataaagcatcgtataataacctactagaataaaaagaaaaaaaatatatgtatatataccgTACATAATCTATACACATTATACTTAACCGAAAATGGAATTGTAAACAATTCAAAAACCCTTTTATAAGATGAAACTCCTTGAATCTCTGCTCAAATGATATTCTAAGaaagtcaacacctgtggagtaacggctagcgcgtctggccgcgaaaccaggtggtccgggttcgattcccggtcggaacaagttatctggtcgaggttttttccgaagttttccctcaacccaatacgagcaaatgctgggtatacttggctcgaaaacatgacggccactcttcttggaattgataatccctcataaacccccatcctctactcaacccctagccgcttGGCTGAAATACAAtggatcccagcattgccaaatatagcagtcattgcctcttAGCTTTCACTCGTTAGTGTCTTTtcagacatttgtcgacgtgttgttttataccgttgtgcgcttcaatatgtctaatttattccggccatgattaatgagtgttggagcagatgatccgcagtcaggcctcctgattcacctgaagatccaggaccatcacgacaagaacaaataacaccgtcgaagaaaacagaatatcttatttgcagaggagcgtagctaagaaaacgaagtgttaaaattatgtttaatgttAGGAATTTTatccatagagtaatcgaaaggTGCGATAGTTTGATAAGtaaaaatcttaatcacttaacatcggacgcaactgGCGGCGTGGTATTactacagtaaaaaatatattggccatagaaattaagaattacagttCACCAACTAAAGGGAAAAGAAACAAACTAAAATAGAATTCGGTAAGATGgacgattttatgcgtgatttacttcgtcgaacagtatgtgaacagtacgcgaaagagatatcgccaacagcaaataaacttgcggaaatattctggcctgatttgtacattatgtttaagaatgcagaaaaaatttcattcgattctatccagcactttcggaattaccaggaaaagggtttttaaggaatgtagtttgcgaagaagaaaaaaaagctcatgccgttttccacttaacagctattatagccaatgccgcactttacaataaaaatcataacttcagaactaataaagagccactggcgtagctcagttggctgaacgTTCGCAGATTacgacttcaagaattggcaactcggctaagggtttatcccttgcgcgtgcctgcagttatctggtgaaggggatgagggaaggtcgtcatgttttcgtgcgaagtataacttttggtgctggaccccggactcatttcaccggcattaccaccttcatcccattcagacgctaaataaccaaagatgttgataaagcgtcgtaaaataacctcaaAATGACACTGAATCTATGGTGTTGCTGTTCTGTTAAACCAGGTAACCCTTTAACGTTCAGCTGAGCTTCCAATAACGTGAGCCTCATGATAAAAGATGTGATTTTATCATACATGTCAGTTATTAAGCTATCTTTCCCTTGTAGGCTTTTGACTAAGATGCAGTGAAATGACTAAGAAAAGCTAAGTCATGTATCCATTCCTCATAAATAAGCTCTGGTATTTGGTGCTTAAAGACTGTCTAGAAATTCCTTTATCTCAACCTTATTAGTTCCATTGTCTGTAAACAATCTTTTTCCGAACTTTCTCATAACGCATAGTTTTCAGTTTTCCTATCCACTTTAGACAGAGCCATGTCTCTACGGGCTGTAACGGAAAGCAATGTGTAAAACTGTCAGTGACCAAGTCGATCTGTTCATATTATGCGATGTTTGACGTCACTGGCACGAACAGCATTATTTCGGAAGGAGCGAGGTTTGCCTGATTAGCTTATGTTTGAGACCGCTGTCCTACATCATTAACCTTTCTTCACTCACTTGCTCGATATTTATAGAGTACATGTCACTACTTGTTGACAAGTAAAACTGTgaccttaatttaattaaatatgtggaAAGAAAAAGCACATTCATTTGAGATCTGCTTCTGTTACTCACGTGCGCACACATTATGATTCACGTTAGCCAATGACTATCACGTAGAACCAGATTGGCGGCTGTTTCACATCAAGTCATCTTTAAAATAGCTAATATAACATTATTCACGATGTGTTTTTGCTCTGTAGGAAGGGAATTTATCGCAGTTGGAAGTGACGGACATGAAGACAGAATGCGTGGACCCGAGTTACGATATCAAATCAGAGATAAAGTTTGAAGACACCTCACTAGAGCCTATTGGCTCTCCTATGGTGAAATATGAAGTTGATGTAAGTGGTTTACTGTCAGTATACAGAAATACCAATAGTGTGTCTTTAATACGTCAGACGTGTTAACAGTGTCGATCTATATTAACTGTTTTATTAACTTTTCCTTAACATTCACAACTTAGACAGTTTTCATtttagattttaaataaaatattaattatcaattaTATTTGTGATAGGGAACGGAGAATTAACTCTAATACAATGAGATGATTGTGCCTAGGAACAGATTCAGTTCAAGtttacgatttttttattttgttgttactgGTACTGTTCTAGCAATTACTGTTCCAGACATTGAGTGATGGTTTAAAAGAGATGCAAAGGCttatacaaaacaaacaaaggatTTGGTGGTCCTCTAACTTTGttaacactttatttttacagaaaaacaataaaataatattaatgataatgacaataataatgtaataatgtcgCAACTTGTTTCACAGTGCATGtaccattttaacattttttgtagTGTTCTGGACTTACAGTTATAAAATAGTCAATTACAGCGATTCCTATGGATTTCGATCTCCATAACCTCTCTTGTCTGTCATTTGTTTTACAAGCTTGCACAATGACGACAAATTCCAGATTCCTTCATTTGAGGTTATGAATCTTCTGAATGCGCAGCAACTATCTGTATAGCAAATTAATATGCGAGTGTggtggtaaatatttttattttgtaatatcgtATGTCAAAAACAGGATAAGTGTTAGAGAGTCTTCATTTTGAGCTACTAAAACTTTCAACAACGAAATACATTGTTTCAGTATATAACTTTTTTTACTGTATACGAGTATTTACTTCAAATATTCTTGCAAATTCTGTTTGTCTATTTTGCAGCCTAATTATGCATAACATGCATATATTTTCATGGTTGAAACTCGATTCCATGCCTTAGAATAGAAGCAAACAGTTCATGGGAATAATTGGATTTTGTGTAAAAGTGATTACAACCTTACCGAGAAGTTAGATTGGATTCACTATGTTTGAATAGTGAGGTATCTGACATAGGAAACCAATGACCCATATGGCCAGTTAAAGCTCTCTTCAATATTTACTCACTTTTGCAGGAAGATTTATTGGATGTGGATACAGGTCAGCAGGAACAGAAAGTAGAAGTGTCTTCAGAAGAGGATGAAGTGCTGACTGAGAGGTGAGTGTCCTTTCCTTCAGAACTTCATTTAATGGCGACGTAGGAACTAAATCTTACAATGTATAATACTGTTTTTATCTATTATTTTGTGTGGTAATTCTTATGAACGTCTCAATACATCTTGGTACACAAATGACGTAAGATTCACtaaattatcattgtcattacaAGTAACACACTACAACTCTTGCTATTTCTGCTGCTTTATTATTCTGCTATACTTCGAGAACCATGATCTCTTTTGCTGTACGATCACGTCACTACTTGATTGGCGACATTTCTACTGCGGCTGCCATCCCTGTGCTTTGTGctagttggctgtttttcgtagTTCGAAAGTTGCGACAAGTATTGCTAATCTGTACTTACAGGTTGCTTTACTTTTGCGGTGGCAGCTAGCTGGAGCTTTTCGTCTCTCTGCTCATACTTAACTGCATTATTCGGTTATGTCCCTTTTCAGATATTTATCTCTTTCATCAAATGCTAGGAAATTTATCTTACATAGCCATTTTTTATTAGGTAGTGACTTCATCTTGATTTGAATCAAAACAGAGAACATTGTCAAGTTCCAATCGCCTTGGAGAAGAGTTTCAATTTCATAAAAGCTACTTTAGATTGCCGACGCGATTAATTACTTTTTACAGCCCTTACAGTGGAATGTCCAAGTCACACACACATGCAAGACCGTCTTCTCCAGCCTTCATTCATTAAATCGCCTGAAAAATTTTGtaccctttcaattaaaaagaattctcatacaaacattggtgctATCACATTTCgactattgcgacattctactaacagatttaaattctaacttagcccaaagattgcagggcgttcataatgcctgcatacgttcagcgcgcgctttttttcaagcatggtttcaagtttaatgtcttcgtgtgatcacaaatatagcatcaagtttagaggcttcatgcacttgactcctgtaaactatccccgtgtgactcgcGTTTAAGAAACTAgctgtacccatgcgctccgctgcacctgttagaaataaatatgaagtaattacgtaattaaaataagacgtttgatccagggaacattcgtgtttgttagcaggataaatcgtttaatatgttacttaattgaaattgtatttaaataattaaattgcgatcattttggtccagagagcattcATTTGGTCCAATGacaataattcctttaacatgtttcttatttgttattacatgcaaccatagtttaatgaagattgacatatcatttagttttaatgtgtaaactttatattacttgctatatggttccattgaattatggtaataacttaattttaacccttgttttctacgtcttcagtaaatggagcttggcccactatgattctgaaaccttcaaataacttaaatagtgatacagcataaacagtgatatgtaattatatttcgttctttcgaaaatgtaaaaattcacgatctcctatgtaccattgccatggcataaataaatttgttttttcttcctactcaaaaattttatattttgcacatgggaattactgcaggaacaacaacgctacaatctgaggtggcggtgaaaacgtattgtattgttattttaaaagtctatcagacctaccaaattttgcatagaataataattatcggaaatcatttttaaatgaacttttgttatgtaacatttttcacaataataagtgacatatttcgatttaattcaggctctgttaaatgaagtattttgaatgccatatagcttaaaatctaaattataaagaacttatttttatatttcaattttcatcgaaattcgttcagccattatcgcgtgaaaaggtaacaaacatccagacagacagacagacagacatacaaacaaaaatgtcaaaaaagcgattttcggtctcaggatgaataattatatatgttaacaccagttaaatttggaaaagcgaaaattaccagaaaattttgcctacatatttattattagtatatattatgttatgttatgttatgttatgttatgttatgttatgttatgttatgttatgttatgctatgctatgctatgctatgttatgttatgttatgttatgttatgttatgttatgttatgttatgttatcaaatatatgtaagcaaaagtaaagtgatgaatatcaaaataataatgaaagaaatacagtGATAGTATATAAGATAAAACATAGAAGATTCGGTTAATTAGAAAGTTCAAACAATAAAACGAAacgaaaaatattaaatacaattgtaaaataaatgtaaaatattatgcaataatataatggagtaataattattatatacataaataatactttagttttaatcaatttattgaattttgaaagacggaaagattcctaacttagaaaaatatttttgtttttttttttttaatttaatgtaaaagaaaaatgaaaaataagaaaagtggaactatatatatatatatatatataaaatagaatactGATCAttgtttaaaatcagttgaaataattgaataatttattattggaagttGCTAATTTGgaatgtttttaatgaatttattatacactctcgggccgaaatttgaggcatgtattttatttaataattgttatataaGAAATCAGAGCTGATATAGTCCATCCAATGCCATTTTTTTAATCACCGCGCGAAATATCCCTAATAAAATGTCTAAAACGCAAGACAGCAACGAAAAATGTATTAGTTTTTGGTTTGTGATTACGAATGTCTGTGTGTGTTCTAATGTAATGATTGATGAATTTTTATCTCACCACGATGATTATAGGGAACACCGAtaaattttttacttaatttcagaCTTGTCCTTAATGTTGAGAAGAGTGTGACTCGAGAACACGCCAGCTTTGAACGAGGAAAAAACAAATTGAGTCAGTGTTCAAACGGCGACGAAAGCCTTAATTCCTTCAATTCTAATATAAGCAACGACGATCTTGTAACACAGCAACTCCATTCTCATATGGACAACATAAAAAAGTCACtcaaatgcgatgtgtgtggaaagtgtttcagaAGATCATATGATTTAAACTTACATTCACACATACACACTAACAGAAGGCCGTTCAAATGtgaggtgtgtggaaagtgtttctcgcaATCGGTTAATTTAAAACGACATGTAATGATTCATACAGGTGAAAGGCCATTGAAATGCGGGGTATGTGGAAAGAGTTTCGCAGTAACGACGAATTTAAACATACATGCACGTATAcacacaggcgaaaggccatacaaatgcgaggtgtgtggaaaatgtttcaCGAGTGCGGGAAATTTGGGCGCACATGCTCGCATTCACACAGGCGAACGCCCATTTAAATGCGAGAAGTGCGGGAAGTGTTTTTCGACTTCGACGAATTTAAACGTACATATAAACATACACAAAGGTGAAAAGCCATACAAATGTGAGGAGTGCGGGAAGTTTTTCTCACAATTAGGACATTTAAAGCGACATGGGCACATTCACACTCGtgaaaaaccattcaaatgcgaggttTGTGGGATCTATTTTACAAGTTTGGAAATTTTAAACACACATGCACGCAATCACACAGGCGAAAGACCATTCAAATGTGATGCCTGTGGAAAAAGTTTCTCAAGTTCaaccaatttaaataaacattctCGCATACACTCAGACGAAGGCGCATATaaatgcgatgtgtgtggaaaatgtttttcaagttcaaaatatttaaacacacatgctcgcattcacacaggcgaaaggccattcaaatgcaatttttgtggaaagtgtttctcatatTCGGTGTATTTAAAAACACATGAACGCATTCACAcaggcgaaaagccattcaaatgcgagatTTGTGGAAAGCGTTTTTCACAATTGGGACAATTGAATCGACATTCACGTATTCACACTGGCGAAAAATCACACAAATGCGAAGTATGTGGATTGTATTTTTTAGATGCAACTGTTTTAAAGTCACATGCACTGATACACAGTGACGAAAGGCAATTTAGATGTGAGGCGTGTGGTAAATGTTTCTCTGTAATGAGATACTTAAAAAGACATGCACGCATACACATTGCCGAAAAGCTATTGTAATGCGATGTTTTTGAAAGGTGTTTTTCATTTTCGGCAGCTCACGTATTTATGCTACACATGCAGAAGGCCACTTAAATGCgaattgtgtaaaaaatattgtacaacGTGGAGACTTTAGTGAACATGTACGCCGTCACGCAGGCTGTAGGCATTCAAGTGCTATGTCCGCGGAAACTGTTCTTCAAATTCTAGCCAGGTGAGGATTGACTACCGCCCGCATTGATGCGAGAAAATATTGTAATGGGATGTATATGGTAGGAATTATGCGGGATCAGGATATGTAAACATTTAAGTTCCTTCACACAGA includes the following:
- the LOC138692157 gene encoding zinc finger protein ZFP2-like, whose protein sequence is MDLIKMEPEDDPLGLVPNDITNRMEENKASSEEGNLSQLEVTDMKTECVDPSYDIKSEIKFEDTSLEPIGSPMVKYEVDEDLLDVDTGQQEQKVEVSSEEDEVLTERLVLNVEKSVTREHASFERGKNKLSQCSNGDESLNSFNSNISNDDLVTQQLHSHMDNIKKSLKCDVCGKCFRRSYDLNLHSHIHTNRRPFKCEVCGKCFSQSVNLKRHVMIHTGERPLKCGVCGKSFAVTTNLNIHARIHTGERPYKCEVCGKCFTSAGNLGAHARIHTGERPFKCEKCGKCFSTSTNLNVHINIHKGEKPYKCEECGKFFSQLGHLKRHGHIHTREKPFKCEVCGIYFTSLEILNTHARNHTGERPFKCDACGKSFSSSTNLNKHSRIHSDEGAYKCDVCGKCFSSSKYLNTHARIHTGERPFKCNFCGKCFSYSVYLKTHERIHTGEKPFKCEICGKRFSQLGQLNRHSRIHTGEKSHKCEVCGLYFLDATVLKSHALIHSDERQFRCEACGKCFSVMRYLKRHARIHIAEKLL